A single region of the Halorussus gelatinilyticus genome encodes:
- a CDS encoding XTP/dITP diphosphatase, with the protein MTIRFVTSNEGKVREAREYLTDDVEQIDYDYTEIQSDDLAEIAVAGAKEAFEETGRDDPVLVDDAGLFVDALGGFPGPYSSYAEDTVGVERVWNLVEQEENRRAKFRCVVAYYDGDEARTFEGAVPGRIVAPRGDGGFGYDPIFEHEGATMAEMSTERKNAVSHRGRALAKFADWLAEN; encoded by the coding sequence ATGACCATCAGATTCGTGACGAGCAACGAGGGAAAGGTCCGGGAGGCCCGCGAGTACCTCACCGACGACGTAGAGCAGATCGACTACGACTACACCGAAATCCAGAGCGACGACCTCGCGGAGATCGCCGTCGCCGGAGCGAAGGAGGCCTTCGAGGAGACGGGCCGCGACGACCCGGTTCTCGTGGACGACGCGGGCCTGTTCGTGGACGCGCTCGGCGGGTTCCCCGGCCCGTACTCCTCGTACGCCGAGGACACCGTGGGCGTCGAGCGCGTCTGGAACCTGGTGGAGCAGGAGGAGAACCGCCGGGCGAAGTTCCGGTGCGTCGTCGCCTACTACGACGGCGACGAGGCCCGGACATTCGAGGGAGCCGTGCCGGGGCGCATCGTCGCGCCGCGAGGCGACGGCGGGTTCGGCTACGACCCCATCTTCGAACACGAGGGCGCGACGATGGCCGAGATGAGTACCGAGCGCAAGAACGCCGTCTCCCACCGCGGCCGGGCGCTGGCGAAGTTCGCGGACTGGCTCGCCGAGAACTGA
- a CDS encoding winged helix-turn-helix domain-containing protein, translating to MSGTTGPNADLDDESVIQDCEDCVAPAEAFSVIANETRLSILEALWQAPDRPVSFSELRRDVGMADSAQFNYHLKKLTDHFVVQTDDGYDFRQAGKKVVRAILAGSFNEHPEMGPFDVEGTCATCDGGLQAYYDDEMLVIECEECQKNHGCYPFPPGGLNDRTREEIMDAFNQRVRHLHCLAADGVCPECNGRMTTTITRDTEDFLGLEVRVDHECEQCRHQLYSAVGLSLLDQSDVVTFHREHGVDLCTTPYWDLAWCVSDEQTTVLSDDPWQILVEIPLDDEVLSVTLDGDLNVLEMERTCGASADGTRATSD from the coding sequence ATGAGCGGAACAACCGGGCCGAACGCGGACCTCGACGACGAGTCCGTGATTCAGGACTGCGAGGACTGCGTGGCCCCGGCCGAGGCCTTCTCGGTCATCGCAAACGAGACGCGACTGTCGATTCTGGAGGCGCTCTGGCAGGCTCCCGACCGGCCGGTCAGCTTCTCGGAACTCCGACGCGACGTCGGGATGGCCGACAGCGCACAGTTCAACTACCACCTCAAGAAACTCACCGACCACTTCGTCGTCCAGACCGACGACGGCTACGACTTCCGGCAGGCCGGCAAGAAGGTCGTCCGTGCGATTCTGGCCGGGTCGTTCAACGAACACCCGGAGATGGGTCCGTTCGACGTGGAGGGCACCTGCGCGACCTGCGACGGAGGTCTTCAGGCGTACTACGACGACGAGATGCTGGTCATCGAGTGCGAGGAGTGCCAGAAGAACCACGGCTGTTACCCCTTCCCGCCGGGCGGACTGAACGACCGCACCCGCGAGGAGATAATGGACGCGTTCAACCAGCGCGTGCGCCACCTCCACTGCCTCGCCGCGGACGGCGTTTGCCCGGAGTGCAACGGCCGGATGACGACGACGATCACCCGCGACACGGAGGACTTCCTCGGACTGGAGGTCCGCGTGGACCACGAGTGCGAGCAGTGTCGCCACCAACTTTACTCGGCGGTGGGTCTCTCGCTGCTCGACCAGTCGGACGTGGTGACGTTCCACCGCGAACACGGCGTGGACCTCTGTACGACGCCGTACTGGGACCTCGCGTGGTGCGTCAGCGACGAGCAGACGACCGTCCTCTCGGACGACCCGTGGCAGATTCTGGTCGAGATTCCGCTCGACGACGAGGTGCTGTCGGTGACTCTCGACGGCGACCTGAACGTCCTTGAAATGGAGCGAACGTGCGGCGCGTCGGCCGACGGCACGCGGGCGACTTCGGACTGA
- a CDS encoding translation initiation factor IF-2 subunit gamma → MTGNYAQPEVNIGLVGHVDHGKTTLVQALSGEWTDQHSEEMKRGISIRLGYADATFRQCPGLDEPERYTVDETCPDGSESEPLRTVSFVDAPGHETLMATMLSGAAIMDGAVLVVSATDPVPQAQTEEHLMALDIIGIDNIVVAQNKIDLVDREQAERNYEEIQEFVEGTVAEDAPVVPISAQQEVNIDLLIQAVEEEIPTPERDPDADPRMHVARSFDINRPGTEWDGLVGGVLGGSLVEGKLTSGDEIELRPGREVEEGGETRWESIETDVRSLQAGGETVEEVTPGGLLGVGTGLDPSLTKGDALAGQVAGTPGTLPPTWEQFTMEVDLLERLVGLDDQDIDDISTGEPLMLTIGTATTVGSVTSAREGECEVALKRPVCAPEGAQIAINRRIGARWRLIGVGTLTG, encoded by the coding sequence TTGACAGGAAATTACGCCCAACCGGAGGTGAACATCGGACTGGTCGGTCACGTAGACCACGGAAAGACGACGCTCGTGCAGGCGCTTTCCGGCGAATGGACCGACCAACACTCCGAGGAGATGAAGCGTGGCATCTCCATCCGGCTCGGGTACGCAGACGCCACGTTCCGGCAGTGTCCCGGTCTCGACGAGCCAGAGCGCTACACGGTAGACGAGACGTGTCCCGACGGCAGCGAGAGCGAGCCGCTCCGGACCGTCTCGTTCGTGGACGCGCCGGGCCACGAAACGCTGATGGCGACGATGCTCTCGGGCGCGGCCATCATGGACGGTGCCGTGCTGGTCGTCTCCGCGACCGACCCCGTCCCGCAGGCCCAGACCGAAGAGCACCTGATGGCGCTGGACATCATCGGCATCGACAACATCGTCGTCGCCCAGAACAAAATCGACCTCGTAGACCGCGAGCAGGCCGAGCGAAACTACGAGGAGATCCAGGAGTTCGTGGAGGGCACCGTCGCCGAAGACGCGCCGGTCGTCCCCATCTCGGCCCAACAGGAGGTCAACATCGACCTGCTGATTCAGGCGGTCGAAGAGGAGATTCCGACGCCCGAGCGCGACCCGGACGCGGACCCGCGGATGCACGTCGCCCGGAGCTTCGACATCAACCGTCCCGGCACCGAGTGGGACGGTCTCGTCGGCGGCGTCCTCGGCGGCAGTCTGGTCGAAGGGAAGCTGACCAGCGGCGACGAGATAGAGCTTCGCCCCGGCCGCGAGGTCGAAGAGGGCGGCGAGACCCGCTGGGAGTCCATCGAGACCGACGTGCGCTCGCTACAGGCGGGCGGCGAGACGGTCGAGGAAGTGACCCCCGGCGGACTCCTCGGCGTCGGCACGGGACTCGACCCGAGCCTGACGAAAGGCGACGCGCTGGCGGGACAGGTCGCCGGGACGCCCGGCACGCTCCCGCCGACGTGGGAGCAGTTCACGATGGAGGTGGACCTGCTCGAACGCCTCGTCGGACTCGACGACCAGGACATCGACGACATCTCGACCGGCGAACCGCTGATGCTCACCATCGGCACCGCCACGACGGTCGGTTCCGTGACCAGCGCCCGCGAGGGCGAGTGCGAGGTCGCGCTGAAGCGCCCCGTCTGTGCGCCCGAAGGTGCCCAAATCGCCATCAACCGCCGCATCGGCGCTCGCTGGCGGCTCATCGGGGTCGGCACCCTCACCGGATAG
- a CDS encoding PIN domain-containing protein, translating to MVVTVALDTSALMMPVESDVRLFEELERLVGGSEVRCTSDPSGDTPRGIECVVPRAVCEELSKLSDGASEEAVAASVGADLATERCRVVEHEASYADDVLVELAPEFDYVVTNDGPLKERLLDAGAPVIHIRGRNKLAISKP from the coding sequence ATGGTCGTCACGGTCGCCTTGGACACCAGCGCGCTCATGATGCCCGTCGAGAGCGACGTTCGGCTCTTCGAGGAGCTAGAGCGTCTCGTCGGCGGTAGCGAGGTGCGTTGCACCTCGGACCCGAGCGGCGATACGCCGCGAGGAATCGAGTGCGTCGTGCCGCGCGCGGTCTGCGAGGAGCTTTCGAAGCTCTCGGACGGCGCGAGCGAGGAGGCCGTCGCGGCCAGCGTCGGCGCGGACTTGGCGACCGAGCGGTGTCGAGTCGTCGAACACGAAGCATCGTACGCCGACGACGTGCTGGTCGAACTCGCCCCCGAGTTCGACTACGTCGTCACGAACGACGGACCCCTCAAGGAGCGTCTGCTCGACGCGGGCGCACCGGTAATTCATATAAGGGGCCGGAACAAACTCGCAATCAGCAAAC